Genomic DNA from Salinibacter pepae:
ATGACATCCATCATCGTGGCGGCTGCGATCTCATACTCGGCGATGTACTTCAGGTGGGAGTTCTACTCAGGGATCGCGGTTCTCTGGGGAAGTGCGGCAGTACTTTCGCTCGTGCCGATAGCGGTAAAAAGTGGAGCCCCGCCGTCTATGGGGGCAAAGCTCACGCCTACCATAATGCTGGTGCTGATCTCCCTGCTTGTGATGCTGGACGGGGGGCTTTCGTCAATCACGACGCCTTGGTTTATCGTCGCTCCACTCATGGCACTTCTTCTGACGGAGAAGTGGTTTGCGGGATTACTGGCCGGAATTACCGCCCTCGAGGTGATTCTGATTTACGTGCTACAGGCCACAGGAGCCGTCTCGTTTCCGGCAGGGATAGCCGAAGTGATGACGAGTGAAGCCAGGGCCACTTCATACGTAGGACTCGTCTTCGTCATCTTCGCCGTCGCTCAGGTTTTCAAAAGCAGGCAGGTGCGGGCGATGAAAGAGGCGAAGTCCGCCACCGAAGAGGCCAAGGCCCAGAAGCAAGAGACCGAAGAAATGGCCGAGCGGCTTAAACGCCAGAAGGACTCTGTTGAAGAACGGGTCGAAGAAGCAACACAAGAACTCCAGGCACAGAAGGACGCCCTGTCGGAGCACGCGGGACAGATGCTTAAAGCCATGAACCGGTTTGCTGATGGGGACTTGAGCGTGCGGGTCCGTACCGACCGGGACGACGAGATTGGCGACCTCTTCGACGGGTTCAATCAAGCGGTCGGCAGCGTCCAACAGATCCTCAGTGACGTGAAGGAGGCAACCCGACAAACCGCCTCCACGGCGGATCAAATCAGTTCGTCGTCCGACCAGATGGCCGCCAGCGCGGAGGAGCAGTCCGCCCAGTCTGAGGAGGTCGCCGCGGCCGTCGAGGAGCTCAACCAGACGATCGGGGAGAACGCCAAAAGCGTTCAGTCGGTCGCCGAGGCGGCCGGCGAGGGCAGCCGCCAGGCCCGAAACGGGCAGGAAGTGGTCTCGGAGGCCACCGCGAAGATCAAAGAGATTGCGGCCGATGTGCAGGACACGGCCGAAACCATTGGCCGCCTCCAGGACTCCAGCGAGCAGATCAGCACGGTGGTCGAGACGATTGACGAGATCGCCGGCCAGACAAACCTATTGGCCCTAAACGCAGCCATCGAAGCGGCGCGGGCCGGCGGGGACGAGTCCGGTGCCGAGACCGGACAGGGGTTTGCCGTGGTTGCCGAGGAGGTGCGGGAGCTCGCAGACGAGACCGACCAGGCCACCTCCGAGATCTCTAGTATCATCGGGGAGGTGCAGTCGGAAATCGACGAAGCCGTGGAGGCGGCGCGGCGAAGCAGTTCGAACGCCAAAGACGGAATTGACCTGTCCGAGAAGGCGAGCGAGACCCTCGGCGAGATCGTCTCTTCCATCGAGCGGGTTGAGCAGAAAGCCGACGAGATCGCGGCGGCCTCCGAAGAGCAGTCTACCACCAGCGAGGAGATCGCCCAGAGCGTGCAGTCGATCTCGACGGCGGCCCAGCAGTCGGCGGCAGGGGTCACTCAGGTCTCCGACGTCGCTGGTGAGCTGGAGAGCGTCACCGGGAAGCTGAAACGGCGCCTCCAGCGGTTCACCGTCGATGAAGAGGGCAGGGGTCCAGGAGAGGCGGAGAGGGGCGAGACGGCTGGCCCGGCGGGGTCGGGCCGAACCGGAGCGGTGTCGGGGGGACGGCCGCTCGGGGACGGTGCGCAGGCTGCCTAGAGATAGACGGGTCGAGTCGGCCGTCGGCGTTGTCCTCATGAATCGTGCAGCCGCGAAAGGCACCGGGCGCCTCCCGAGACGGGGGCGTTTGGGACGTCCATTTCACCGCAGCCGACGGCCTCCCCCGTCCGGGTTGAGTAGACCTGTCTCCACGTAACTGTCCACCGGACAGGAGACGCTGCCCCGCCCCTCGACTGCCTCGTCCGGAAACGGTGCCCCCGACCAATCGGTGAGAGCTAGTGCCTCTTCGGTGTGTCTCTCTGAAGTGGCCTGACTGCCGCGAGAAAGCCTCTGCACGAGCGCCCGCCGACCTTCGGAAGACCCACCGGCCCACGTGCACGTGCCGGGGACGGATGCGCTCTGTGGTCGTGTTGAACCAGGGCCGTCTCTGTTTCCGGCGGCTGGTGGCCGGGACCTCCCAACGGCGGTCCCGCCGACGGCAGTCACCCTGACCTCCCAGTTTCATTGGACGCGTCCCTGCTCAGACCATGACCGTTGAGGTCTACCACCGCCAGCACTCCCCAACCGGCACCGGATACAACGTCTTTGAGGAGCGGCCCGACGTGGCCTGGAGCGACCGCCAGCACGAGTATGAGCGCTCGGCGACCGTCGAGGTGGAGGCGCCCGATCGCCGCGACGCGCTGAGGCGAACCTTTCGTCTGATGCGACACAAGCCGTCGACGACCGATTCGGGCGCCGTGGTGAAACTCTACCGCGACAGCGTGCGCCGCTCCTCGATCGGAGACGTGCTTGTGGTGGACGGGGCGGCCTATGAAGTGCAGGACGGAGGCTTCGAGCGAATTTGAGGACCCGCTCCGGCCGGGCCACCGGGACGTGTTGGCGTGGGGAAGACCCGTTGCCCGCGGCCGCTCAGAACAGAATGCGTCGGGCCGCCCGCCACCCGACCAGGCCGAGTGTCATCGCTACCGCTGTCCAGTGCGCCCAGCGCTGGTCCGTGACCATCGGCACCGCCGAGGCCGTGGCCAGCCCCCCGATCGCCAGGGCCGACACCAGACGGTCCTGCATGCTTCCCCACGCGAAGGAGATCTGGTTGTCCACCCCCAGTGCCACGAACAGCCCGGTCAAGAGCCCGAAAAACCACCGTCTGTGTCCCGCTGAAAAGTAGAAGGCTTCCAGGTCGACCGCCGGCTCGGAACCGTCCCCTGAACCGGCGACGGACGTCTCCCAATCGGGGTCCGGAAGCGCGAATGCGCAGCACAGGTACAGGAGAAAGAAAAACAGCAGGTACGACAGGAAGCGCGGCCCGGCCTCGCCTGCACTGCTTGCGCTTTCCAGCACGCTGAACCCGTTCCACCAAAGCAAAATCGTGAAGAGGAACACGAACGCCGACCAGGCGAGAGGGAGCCCATCCCACTTCACGGCGTAGCCCGGGCGGATCAGCTCTCGAACGCTCTGGGCCAGGTCCGTCAGGCCGAGGCCGACAATGATGGAGACGAGGGCAACCAGATATTCAAGCTGGCTCATGGCTCGGGGCGGTTCAGGCTATGCGGCCCAGCAGGCTCCCTTTGAGGCAGAAGACCTTTGAAGTGGAGGACTTGTTCGGAACCGGTCTCTGCGCTGTGGCACGGCGATCCCGTCCCGCGTCAGTCTTTGTCCTCAACACAGTCGAGGCAGAAAATCAGGTGGTCGGTTCTGATCCATCCGCGCTGGTAGAGGACGGCGTTGACCGTGTCGACGGAATCGAGGTCTGGCTCCGTGAACCGGAATGTACCTCGAACGGTCTTCCGGTCAATCACGATCTCATTTTCGCAACTGGCACACTCGAAGACAAAGGGATAGCCCAGACCGGACATGGCGAATAGGGGGCTGGTCAGTGATCTGCCCTCAGCACGGAGATCGAACGGCGCGTTCGGCCGGCCACTACGCTGCTGGCCCGCCCACGGAGGCGGGATTCGTCCTTGCGTCCGCGAAGCGACACCAGGGGGGCGGGAAGCGCAGGAGGCTCATTCCCGGCTCACGGTGCCGTTCCGGCCGGCAGGAATTCGTCGGCGAGCGCATGGGCGTCTTCCTTGGCCTCCTCGACCGTGCAGGCGCCCGTTTGACGCTTTTCTTCGACCGCGTCTTCGCGGATGGCGTACCTCCATCTGACCGACGTGCCTGGTTGGGCACGAGGAGCGTAGGCGCTGACGACTTCGTCCTTCCCGTGCAGGCCCTCCCAGTCGAGAAGATGTCCGGAGGGGTGCTCGACGGTCCAGTGCAGGGCCGGGCCGCCGGAGGCCCTTGGCCCACCGGTGTGCCGGCGCGCATTCTGCTCGTCGACAATCTTGACGAGCCGCCACCGCGTGATGTCGTGAAGCGCGATGGCAAGAGAAACGCAGGAGCCGCGCATGTAATCGGGCATGGCGTTCTGATCGGCTGCAACTGTGCTAAATCAGCTTGTTGTTTCGAAGCCAGGCGTGGACGCCGCTGGCGAGAATGCATTCGCAACCGCTTGCGCTGGCCCGGACGAGCGGCGGTCGGGACCCAGGGCAAACGGAAGAGCACCAACACGCGTTTTACATGACGTGCTGGGCGATGTTGTACGGAGCGTCAAGCGTTGTGCCCCATCCGATTGCAGGTTCGAGGCAGGCGCCAGTGGGGGCTGATCCGCATGTCCTCAACCAAGCGGCACGGCGGCCAATCCGGCCGTAGACGTGGGGCGGTCTCCTCTCTCCTCGGCGTCGGCCCGCAACGCATTCTCCGCGAGCGTCAATCCCTCCCGCCTTTTTGTGATTCGCCACTGCTGGCCTGCGAGTTTCCTGCCGGTGCCCCCCCATCCGCCACACGCCCCACCGAGGTGTTTTCTTGGCGGGAAAGCGCGTTTCCTGCACCGACCCACACGACAGTGCCCGTTCACTAAAAAAGCCCGGCCCCCCACCAGAGAGACCAGGCGCTGGCAGAATCGATGGCCAGATTGATATGCGGTTTTAACTAAGGGGTCCTCGCCTAAAGCGTAAAGGAAGTGCCAATGAAAAGCGCCCGCCCCAGCGGAGCCGACGGGCTCGCTACTGAGGCGGGCGCTTGCCTTGATCCCCTGGTGGGGGGCCGGGAAGGTATGCATACTAGGTAGCTTTTGCGCCTCGGTCCATCAAGCGCGGCGACGTAACCAAGCCTCAACGCAGCCGCCGAGAGGTTATGGGTAGGTAACGCCCCCACGATGAACATCCTGGCACGGCTGTGAAAGGGAGCCGAGTACGCCATCGGGCACTTCAGGCGGCCCCAGACGCGGAGCGGTCGGGGCGCAGAATCTTTTCCGGCAGGCCCTGCCGGTCGCCCTGCTCGTCTCATTGGGGCACGTCCCTCCGCACACGAACTGCCCCCCTGCGGCGCTGCAGGGGCCGCCCCCGCCAGCCGCTGTTCTCGCCAGTCGCTGTTCGCGCCGGTCGCTGTACTTGACAGGGGGCCTTGTCGACGGGGGCGTTCCCTCGCCCGGCCCTGCTCGCATCAGTGAAAGGAACGCCGGCCAAAAAGAAAGCACCGGAGGTTGCTGCCAGCGCACGTTCCTGCGCAAGAAGGCCGGTAGTCAAATACGGGCGCGGTGCCGGGACTCTAGCGAGGCGACGGGCCCAAAGTGGCAGCACGCGTCGGGTCCGATCCATCCCGCCCGAGATGAGCACGGGCAAGGCACTCGGGCTGGCTCATGGCTCGACCCTGCGTCGTGCCGCAAGATGGGCACGGCGCGGGCTGTTGTGCTTCACAGCCCCACCTCCACGGTAAGCCCGACCTGGTTCCCCGTGGGCCTACCGGCGGTGGGGGCCACCCGGACGTCGGAGACGCGCAGGCCGTGGGCGCGGTTGTGCTGGCGGGCCGCATTGTCGGCAACGACGATGTCGTAAATGGCGCTGACGAGGATCACGGCCCCTCCGATGGGGGCCGTCACGAGAAAGGCCCCCAGCCCCGCGTATCCCGAGCGGCCCGCCGTGGCGAGTATCGGCAGGAGCGCGCCGCCAGTCCGAATGCCGATGCCAACCCACGCCCTCCTGTTGTTGTCGGCGTAGAAGTGGCCGGCGGCCGGGCCCAGCAGGAGCCCGGCGCCGAAGAGGGGCGCGCCCAGCACCGTCCCGCCGACCGAGTACCAGACGGCCCGCTGCGGGTCTTTCCGCTGGGGCTCGGCCCCGGGTGCTTCTGGGGCATGAGGGGCTGAGGCGCGAGACGCATCCGGGGCGGGACGGCTTTGCGAGTGTGCCGGCGCCGCCAGCAAAACGGCAAAAGCGAAGGCGGCGAGGTAGGCTTTTCGGTGGCGTCCGGCTTCCGTGGGGGCTTTGGGGAGGTACATGGAGACAGGACAGCAGCACATGGACATGGGAGAGTCTGCTGGTGTTGGGAGAGCGATGTCGAGCATGTGGCCCTTTAGATACGCAGCTCGGGGCCGGAAGCCCGGACATCGGTCCGTGCCACGCGGACATGTCCGCTCTTGAGGCACGGAAGCCGGCCTCCTACGCGCACCCTCTGTGGTGATGGGGGGCACCAGGGGGCCTGCCCCGTTTCCCGGGCCGGACTGGAGGGGCACTGCCCTCCTGCGCCTTCCTGGTACTGCAACCCCAGGCGGGCTTGGCCCCGGTCCGGGCGGCTGACACGGTCTCACGAGGCACGCCTCATCCCAGAAAGCAAGGTCGGGCCGCTTGGGGACGGTCTTCCGGTGCCGTCCCGGACGGCGCGCACGCTGGGCCGGTTCTGTCCCCGCTCAGGCCGACACGGTGGCCGCTACAGTGAACCCTGCCTGCGTGCGCGCGGCGGCCCCGTTTCTCCCCTCCACCTTGAGAATTGCGCTGTAATCCCCCGGCACCGAGAAGGACACTGAAAGCGTCTCGCCGGTGCCGCGTGCAGGTTCGGGCCCGTCGATTGTCCATTCGTATCCGGTGGCATCCCCCGCCGAGGCCCCTGCGTCGAAGGTTACGGGCGCCCCCGTGGGCACCGTGCCGCTGGGACTGATGTTTAGGTGAGGGCGCGGCGCGATGCAAACGGGCTTGCTCAAGATGGCATCCACCGACTCCCCCGTCCCGCTCCCGTCATCGACGTAGGCCGTTACGTTGTAGGTGCCGTAGCTCGGGAAACGGGCCTCGATGCGGGATCCATCCGTGAGGGCCGGGTCCTGCGCCTCGTCGGAGAGCTCGTACTCGAGAATGGTGCCGCCGGAGACGGAGATGACGACCGTCTCTTCGGGCACCGTGGCGCCCCCAATGTGAAGGGTGGGGCGCCCGCGGCCAGGGGCTGTGGGGGCTTCAGGATCAGAAGGTGGGTCAGACATCATCGGAAGGGGGCTGGGTGAGCGTGCTTGTTGCGGCCTGTGCCGGTGGGGCGTCACGGGAGGGGCCCTTTTGCGTCGACCCGTCACAGATCCAGAATGCGCAGGGCCTCATCGAGCGTGCCGAGGGTGTAGTCCGGCTGCTCCGACGCCGCCTCCGGCGTTTCGCGGCCCCACAGGTCCCCCGGGCAGTACAGGGTCGTGCAGCCGGTGGCGTTTGCCGGCCGGATGTCCCGCTGCAGCGAATCGCCGATCACGACGACCTCAGCCGCCTGCGGCTCCGAGAGATCGACCGCGTTGCCGATGGCATGGCACACGTCTCGAAACGTGTCGGGCGTCTTCTCCCGAAGCACGATGTCGTCGAAATATTGGCCCCCTCCGATCCCGTGGGCGTCAAACGCCACCTCGAGGCGATCGGGCGCGCCCTCCGAAAAGAGGACGGACGTGCGGCGGTCGGGCCGGGCGGTCCGCCACGCCCGGACGCCCCGGAGGAGGGAAGCGGCCCCGTCCAGGAGGGGCGGTGGTGCGCTTAGCGCAGACCGGAACGCCTCGGCCGCCTTCCGCGCCCGGCTCCTGTCGCACCCTGGAGGCTGGCGGCCGGCCCGGACCTGCTCGGACGCCCAGCGAAGACGAGACGTCTGGATGCCGGCCTCAGGTCCGCCCCGAAGCCCCGACACGTAGAACGCCGCCGCCCGGGCCAACTGCTCCAGGTCCGGCCCTTCGCCCCCGGAGGACGGGAGGTGCTGGCTCAGGCGATACAGGACATCGGTCGTTTCGAGGCGCTTCTCCCCGTCGGGACGCGCCTCCTCGCCGGGCGGGTCCGCGGGCGAGGGGGCGGCGTCGTGGGGCCCGTCACCAGACGACGGGCCCGGGCCGGGTTGGGGGTCCGCCCCCTGCAGGACCTGAATCATGGCGCTTCGTGCCCGCCTGAAGGTCACATTGGTATCCCAGAGGGTGTTGTCGGCGTCCAGGACCAGCGCGTGTGGGGAAACCGGCATCGGGGGACACGATTGGAAACGTCTGAGTGGGGCTTCGCTTTGGCCGAATCCGCCTTTGGCCAAGTGTCCTTCAGGGCAGCACGCTCTACGGGGCGCAGGTAGGTTTTCTAAAGAAGTTTAGGGGGCGACAATTGGACGCGAGGCAGGATTGATGGACGCGAGGCAGGATTGACGGATGTGATGCAGGATCGGATGGTACTGGAAGCGTCTGACTCAGGGGGCCTGCACGGGGGCGTCACTTGAAAACCACTCAACTGTCTTGCCGAGCCCTTCACGGAGAGGTGTCTCCGGCTTCCATCCCAGTACCGACTGTGCCTTTGCGTAATCAAGAACGCTTCTCTTCTGCTCCCCGGGCAGGGACGGACCGTGCTTCTCGGCAACGTCCGCACCGGTCGTTGCTTTGATCAACCGAAAGAGGTCCGTGACGCTTGTTTCCTGGGCAGTCCCAATGTTGACAAGGTCACAACCTTCGTGGTCGAGGGCCTGTACGTTGGCCCTGGCGACATCGGCGACGTACACGTAGTCTCGTGTTTGATCGCCGGCGCCGTTGATCACCGGCTGTGTGCCGCCAAGCATTTCGCCGACAAAGATCGCGACCACACCGGCGTCGCCAGTGGGGTCCTGTCGGGGACCGTACACGTTGGCGTACCGGAGCGAGACGACGTCAATGCCGAACTGCCGGGCGTAGTACTGAAGGTAGTGCTCAGCGGAGAGCTTCGCGACCCCGTACGGAGACACCGGGCGTTCCGGGTGAGTCTCGTCCTGTGGCGTGTACTCCGGCTCCCCGTAAATGGCCCCACCCGTGGAGGCAAACACGACGTTCTGAAGGCTACCCCGGCGCCCCGCTTCCATCAGGTTGAGCAGTCCAAGCACATTCACACCAGCGTCGTGCGTCGGGTCTTCCACAGACGCGCGGACATCGATCTGAGCGGCATGATGGACCAGCGCATCGAAAGATCGGGCCCGAACCAGGTCGGCGGCAGCTTCGGATCGGACATCGAGAACGTGAAGGGTAGCCTCATCGGGGACATACTCGCGCCGTCCCGCCGAGAGATTGTCCATGACATCCACGCAGTGGCCCCTTTCGACGAGCATGTCAGCGACATGCGATCCGATGAATCCAGCTCCTCCTGTGACGAGGACGTCCATGCTGTTGAAGTCGGATGTTGGATTGAGAGGCATCACGGGTGAGAAGGCACGCAGCGGGGACGTCAGCAGTGCGTCCTCAGCAGCAATGCATCGAGCCTCCCTGCGGCATCGGCATTCCCGCGGAACCGCTCGACGGCCGAAGGAACCCCCTCGCGGTTTGACAAGGAGCCTTGAGAGCTCGCGCCGTCGGCGTCGCCCTGTATGCGGCGGGCCTCTTCGTGGGCGAGGTAGGTCAAGGCACGCCGCATGATGGCATGCTCCGCGTCCCGATCCTCTTTGGGCGTCGCTCCACCCCGGCTGCTGGCAGGCTGACTTTCGGCAGAGGCCCAGTCACGGTCAGAAAACCGACGCGTAAACTGGCGTCCAAGCTGCGACTCGTAGGCGGCCGCCCCGTTGAGCTTCTGCCGCAGAACCGGCTCTACGTCGACGGCGAGCGGGCTGCGCTTGCGAACGCGGGGGAATGGAGAGTGGGCGCCGAGATGCTCGATGACGTACGGCGCGTCGCGATACCAGACGAGCGGCGGGCAGGTATCCAGCGATTCCACACGGCCGACGGCATTGACGAGCTGGACGTGATCGACATGCCCGCCGATGGCCTGCGGAAGGGCGAGGAGGTCCGGCTTGTGCTCGCGGAGCAGGGCACGCAAATAGCCGCAGAGGGGATCCACCACAGAATCGTCGTCACGAATGGGGCCGAAAAGAGCATCGGGCGACGAGTAGCCGCGATGCGGGGCCTCCGGAAACGGTCCGTGCACGACGTTGGAGGCCCCGACCTGCTCGGCGAACACGCGGTCTTCGTCCCGACGGAGCGCCATGTAGTCCACGTCCGCACCGATGCCCTTGTCCAATTGGCACCTGAGCGCAAAGCCGGACGGGTCCGGCACCGGTGCGGCGAACAGCGTCGCGTGCACGACCTGCCAGTCCGCATCGGCGAGCCGGGCCATCAGCCCGCCGCACGAGAAGGCAGCATCGTCCAAATGAGGGGACAAGACCGCGGCTGTCGGCATGGAGAAGGAAAAACGAGACCACAGAGGGCGAGACTACAGAAGGTGTGGCTTCTCGTGGTAGATGCACCGGTCGACGGGCCCATCCGGCAGTGACCAACTCGTGTCCGGCTCCGTGCCCCTTATGTCCCGGTAAATGTCTGCGATCTGGCGGGCAATGACCGACCACGCATACGTCGACCGGCATTCCGCAAGTGCATCCTCAGCGAGGCGGGTGCGCAGGTCGTCATTCTCGACCATCCGGTAGAGGGCCTCGGCCAACCCATCGGGGTCGCCCGGAGAGACGAGGAGCGCATTGTCTTCGTCTCGCAGGCAGTCCACCACGCCAACCGTCTCGGTCGAGACGATGGGCACCCCGCTCGCCATTGCTTCAAGGATCGTGTTCGAAAAGCCCTCTGCGTACGTCGGCGAGACAAACACGTCCCCTCGGCGGTAGATGTCCGGGACGGTATCGTAGGGCGCGTAGCCGGTCATCTCCACCCGGTCCTCCACGCCCAGCGTACGGATGCGCTCCTCGACAGCGCCGACGTCCGGGCCGATGCCGGACATGATGAGACGTACCGAGTCCGGAAGCTTGGCAACCGCATCGATCATGTCGACTGCTCCCTTGCGCTCGTCCACCCGCCCGTGGTAAAGGAGTGTCGGGGCGGTGCTGTCCTGGAGGGCACCGACAGCCTCCTCGTCCCGTGGGGCAAAGCGGTCGACGTCTACCGCACCGGGAACGATCGTAAAGCGGTCCAGGGGCGTGCCGTGGTTTTCACGCACCTCCTTCGCGAAGGACCGAGAGCCGATGAGCAGTCGGTCGGCGTGGCCGAGGACAGCCTGCATTGCGGCTTCTAGGGTCTTGGATTTCGTCCCAACCCAGTGCCCGTCCCCTCCTTGAATGGAGACGACGTTTGGGATGCCGAGCTTCCGGCTGGCCTTCAAGGCCGCGAGCCCAGGCGGGTAGCCGTACTGCGCGTGGATGATGTCGAACGGTTCAGCCTCGTGTTCTGCCACGACACGGTCGACGATCGCATCGATGTCGCGCTCGAAGTCTCCATTCTCGGCCTCGCCCTTCGACTCCATCCCGATCACCGTTACGTCCTCTACGTCGTTGGGCGGTCCCCCTCCGTACACGCCCTTTCCTTCGGGATCATCGCGGTACTGGGCGAGCATCGTCATGTCGTGCCCCAGATCCACCATCTCGCGGAGCAGGTTGAGCGCGTAGACGCTCATCCCGGAGATGGTGGGAAAGAAACGGCGGGAAATGAAGCAGATGCGCATTGTGTCGTTGAGATGGATGCATAGAGTCAGAACGTGGCGAACGCCCCTCACGCATCGGGGGAGACTCGTTCGGCGCTTCGGAGATAGTCGAGGGCGTCGGGGACTGTCTCGTGGGCGGTCGGGGACGCGCGCGAGAGCTCCACACAGACGAGACGCCCGAAGCCAACTTCTTCGAGCGCATCGAGAATAGCGGGAATGTCCATGTCGCCCTCTCCGAAGAACAGATGCTCGTGGATGCCCCGCTTCATGTCCTCGATGGCGACGGTCCCAAGGTCCGACTCGCACTCCCGAACGGCCGCCTGAGGGGCTCGCTCTTCCGTCACCAGACAGTGGCCCGTGTCGAGCGCGAGCCGAAGCCCGGGAACTTGGTCCTGTAGGCGATAGAAGTCGCCGACGGTCTCGACCAACATTCCGGGCTCAGGTTCGAACGCCGGCGTCACGCCCCGCTCTTCTGCGGCTTCGACGACCTGCCCCACCCCCTCCACGAGCCAAGACCACGCTTCGTCCACGCCGACCCCTTCCTGGGGGCGTCCCGCCCAAAACGATACGGCTTCCCCATCGCAGATCGCCGCAACGTCGAGGGCTCGCGTCAAGAACTCGATCCGGCGATCGCGACCGTCCTCGGTCGGGTGGATCAGTGTCGGCTCGTGCTTCTCACGCGGGTTGAGAAGGAACCGTGCGCCCGTTTCCACCACGAGGTCCAGCCCTAGCTTGTCGAGGCGCGAGGACAGCTTGGATGCGCGGTGGTCAAGCCGCGGCGCGAACGGGTCAAAGTGGTGGTGATCCAGCGTTAGCGCGACGCCGTCGTACCCGGAGCCGGCGATCAGGCCAAGGGCGTCTTCGAGCCGGTGGTTCGAAGCACCGTTCGTGTTGTATGCGAACCGGAGCATGTGTGCGGGCGCGGGTCGGGAGGATCAGTGTGACTGTTGGGAACTGGCCGTCGCTAGGAACGCTCTGCCTCGAGAGCAAGGACGTGGCGTTTCGGCTCGCGGTACATGGCGTACAGCCCGTCAACCGCCTCACGCATACGTCCCGGGTGAAACCAAGCCTGGTCGCCGAGTGCCTCCTCGTCGGCCGGAGGAAGCGGGACGCGCTGGGCACCGTTGGGCGGCTCCCCCAGCCCGGCAATGTCGCTCCCGCGCCGCACAAGGCGGCGGATGTTACGCCGCCCAATCCGATCGTACGTCGCTGTCTCCACCTCCAGGGGCGGCACGATTGCCTTCACAGCGTGCGCAGGACCTCCCTCTGGAGAGTAGTCGACATAGAAAATGTCGAGGCCCGCGTCGAGAAACCGCCCGGCAACGAGGTCGAGGAGGGCCTCCGGGGACTGCAGTGTGCCGGGCGCAACAGTGGGGAGGGACGAGAGGCGAACCGTCTCGTCGACCCGGAGGGAGAAGTCAATTCGGTCATGCAGGGCTTCTACGCTCAGGTCACTCCACTCCTTCAGGGCCTGGAACGACCGTGATTCTTCGTTGGCGGGGGACTGCTGGCGCACGTGCTCCTCGTACCCGTCCGGAAACACCTGGCGGATGTCGTCCAGCATGCCGTGGTTGAACCGCTTGCGGACGCGGGACGACGCGTATTCGCGCAGCGCCTTGGCCAGGGCAATCTCCCGGTCCGGGTGGACCCCTTCTCCACAACCGGTAATCATGAGCGGATGCGGCGCGTCCTCCAGGTTGCGCTCGTGACCGACGACATAGAAATTTGCCATGCCGAACGCCGTGTCGGCAAGCTTGATGATGGGCTCGACCCCGGCCGCGTCGAACTGATCGAGAAGCCGGCGAATGTCGGGATCGGCGACGCTGTCGACCGATACCCCGACGCCCTGGTCGAGGGCGCGGTAGGTGACGCTGTTTCCGTCCCGCTGCACCAGCTCCATGAGACCGTGCCCCAGGGCACGCTCGAAGGAGTCCCCCGCGCCGAGGCCGTTGGTGATGGGCGTGTAGAGCCAGCCGTCCTCACGCGCCGGAGAAATGCCGTCAAGGTCTCCGAAGTAGGCGGCGGCCTCCTCGATGGGAATCCAGACCGGATCGTGGGACGGGTACCGGCGCGCCTGCGCCCACACCAGGGGCTGGTCGTGGGCGTATGTTGTGCCCACCGGCAGGCGCAAGCGCCGAGGATCGAGGGCAGGCTCGCCGGCCGCGGCAAGATCCTCGTACGATGCCGTGCGGCGGGGGAGCTCCGGAACGGCCTGCCGACTGGAGGCCTTCTCGTATAGTTCCCCCCACGCGCCGATCCGGGCCGACGCGTCCGTCGACCCGTAGCCGGCAGACGTGTTCAT
This window encodes:
- a CDS encoding glycosyltransferase family 4 protein; the encoded protein is MRICFISRRFFPTISGMSVYALNLLREMVDLGHDMTMLAQYRDDPEGKGVYGGGPPNDVEDVTVIGMESKGEAENGDFERDIDAIVDRVVAEHEAEPFDIIHAQYGYPPGLAALKASRKLGIPNVVSIQGGDGHWVGTKSKTLEAAMQAVLGHADRLLIGSRSFAKEVRENHGTPLDRFTIVPGAVDVDRFAPRDEEAVGALQDSTAPTLLYHGRVDERKGAVDMIDAVAKLPDSVRLIMSGIGPDVGAVEERIRTLGVEDRVEMTGYAPYDTVPDIYRRGDVFVSPTYAEGFSNTILEAMASGVPIVSTETVGVVDCLRDEDNALLVSPGDPDGLAEALYRMVENDDLRTRLAEDALAECRSTYAWSVIARQIADIYRDIRGTEPDTSWSLPDGPVDRCIYHEKPHLL
- a CDS encoding sugar phosphate isomerase/epimerase family protein encodes the protein MLRFAYNTNGASNHRLEDALGLIAGSGYDGVALTLDHHHFDPFAPRLDHRASKLSSRLDKLGLDLVVETGARFLLNPREKHEPTLIHPTEDGRDRRIEFLTRALDVAAICDGEAVSFWAGRPQEGVGVDEAWSWLVEGVGQVVEAAEERGVTPAFEPEPGMLVETVGDFYRLQDQVPGLRLALDTGHCLVTEERAPQAAVRECESDLGTVAIEDMKRGIHEHLFFGEGDMDIPAILDALEEVGFGRLVCVELSRASPTAHETVPDALDYLRSAERVSPDA
- a CDS encoding YcaO-like family protein; the encoded protein is MDWTEVLPGITMFWTEPQIGVGSRGFLVEHPNGNIAFEGATWYDDAALDHIESLGGIQYLSASHAHVYGALWRLSERFSPETVIQEAELPYAQAFPVTWPFDGRAELTAGATLHHTGGHTPGHAVLHLEDRRLLFCGDALKYTLDEYPVGDAVSISTHRAYDAHIPLTHADIRQYRDLMEPLDFDAVITPWEVVPSGGKDAALHLFAEQLSGRPFADPLPLRETVEEADAAPDRAEGSHTADPARAYQEAMPPGETFAFPITDLDRTDIPVWTVAHFPEERPGMNTSAGYGSTDASARIGAWGELYEKASSRQAVPELPRRTASYEDLAAAGEPALDPRRLRLPVGTTYAHDQPLVWAQARRYPSHDPVWIPIEEAAAYFGDLDGISPAREDGWLYTPITNGLGAGDSFERALGHGLMELVQRDGNSVTYRALDQGVGVSVDSVADPDIRRLLDQFDAAGVEPIIKLADTAFGMANFYVVGHERNLEDAPHPLMITGCGEGVHPDREIALAKALREYASSRVRKRFNHGMLDDIRQVFPDGYEEHVRQQSPANEESRSFQALKEWSDLSVEALHDRIDFSLRVDETVRLSSLPTVAPGTLQSPEALLDLVAGRFLDAGLDIFYVDYSPEGGPAHAVKAIVPPLEVETATYDRIGRRNIRRLVRRGSDIAGLGEPPNGAQRVPLPPADEEALGDQAWFHPGRMREAVDGLYAMYREPKRHVLALEAERS